GGCGAAGCCACGGATCGCCGCGCCGAAGGAACGGCTGTGGTTCGTGATACTGCCCCAGATTTTGCGCGCCTCCCAGCTCCGGTCGTACGATTGGTTGTTTTTAAAACCAACAAAAAAAGCGGTGGCCGTACCTACCAGTGAGACAGGCAGCCAGGGTACCGCAACCCATCTCCAATCCAGGTAAACGTAGACAAAAATGGCCATTGAACCGGTAAACAAGGAGAAGAGAACCATTCTCCATGAGTAAAAATAAACGATCTGGGGCGACAGGTAGCGATTTACATACATAGCAATAGTGAATAGGAGAATGTGCAGGATTTAAATGCAAGATCCCGACAATTTATTCAAAGAATGCCGCAATTTTAACCCTACGCCTGCTTTTTCTCCAAAATAGCTTAGCAGATAAAGCACTGACACTTTTTACTATTCATGAAAAACGCGGCATTTTGTAGCCGTTTTGGTATTCTTTGGCGATGAGCTTATTGGCTTCCCTGTCATCAAATACACCTTTCTCCTTATCCCAGAAAATCTTCCTGCCCGTTCGGAATGCAATGTTACCCATTTGAGAAAGGATGGCAATGTTGGCGCCAGCCTGTATCGGCGCGTTGATATCCTCCATTTTCCTGGAACGGATTACGTCAATGAAGTTTTTCGCGTGCAGGTCCAGTCCGTTGTCCATCGCTTTACGAAGTGGCACAGCCTCCATTTTCTTGCCGTCCGGAATCACCTCCCATCCTCCCCGGTCGACCACCAAAGTACCGTTATTACCCAAAAAAGCGATACCGTGCTCCCGGTTGTAAAGACCAACACCTATCCCAATCGCATGCTCCCACTGGATATTGAAATCTCCGAACTCGTAAACAGCCGTCAGCGTATCCGGCGTTTCCACTCCTGACTCCTGGTAAACAAACTGGCCGCCGGCTGCGATGATACTTTTCGGCGCATCGGCCTTCATGCCGAGCAATGCGTAATCCAGTAGATGAACGCCCCAGTCGGTCATTACGCCGCCCGCATAGTCCCAGTACCACCTAAAATTGCCGTGAAAACGGTTAGGATTAAACGGTCTTTTTGGTGCGGGGCCGAGCCAGGCATTGTAATCTACGCCCACGGGAGGATTACCGTCCGGCTTTTTGGTAAGCGGCTCGCCCCAGTTGAAATAGCCCCAGACCTTCACCAGACGGATCTTGCCCAGTTCGCCTGAATGCACAAAATCGATAGCTTCCCTGAAATGCTGCTGACTCCTCTGCCACTGCCCCACCTGCACCACCCTGTTGTAACGCTGCTGGGCGGCTACCATCGCCCGGCATT
This Dyadobacter sp. UC 10 DNA region includes the following protein-coding sequences:
- a CDS encoding Gfo/Idh/MocA family protein, producing the protein MANSRRKFIGNASALVAGAGISSVFPGALSAFPRHYSLADHIRVGAIGINGMGWHDLNAVLKNPGVTCTALCDVDKNVLDKRAAELAAKGVKVKTYSDYRKLLDDKDIDAVVIGSPDHWHCLMMAEACEAGKDVYVEKPIGNSIAECRAMVAAQQRYNRVVQVGQWQRSQQHFREAIDFVHSGELGKIRLVKVWGYFNWGEPLTKKPDGNPPVGVDYNAWLGPAPKRPFNPNRFHGNFRWYWDYAGGVMTDWGVHLLDYALLGMKADAPKSIIAAGGQFVYQESGVETPDTLTAVYEFGDFNIQWEHAIGIGVGLYNREHGIAFLGNNGTLVVDRGGWEVIPDGKKMEAVPLRKAMDNGLDLHAKNFIDVIRSRKMEDINAPIQAGANIAILSQMGNIAFRTGRKIFWDKEKGVFDDREANKLIAKEYQNGYKMPRFS